CCCGTCACGCTCATGACCTTTCCGAGACGGTCCTTGATGATCCTGGGGTCTGCGTACTCAAAGCGGCCCAGAATCCGGCCGGCCGGCAGCTCTTCCAGATAATCGTAATAGCGGGTCCAGTCGCCCTCAAAGAAAATATAAAGGTAATGGCCCTTTTCCACCAGCGCTTCTACCATCTGCTTAAAAGTCGGCCACCACAGCTCGCCAAAGACCTTTTCGCTGAGGTAGGGCGGCATGTGCAGCGGCATAAAGACCATCTGGTGGGCGGCCGGCGGCGCCACGCAGGCTTTCTGGATCATCAGCGGCAGCAAGGCTTCACAGGCCTCCTTTACCTGGCTCTTATGGCGGCGGATGTCCTTTGAAATGCCTGTAAAGCTTCGGAGCAGGTCGGCCAGAAAGTCAAAGGGCGCTTCCGCCGAAGCCGTCGTGACAAGCGGCAGGCTGTTATCCTCAAGAACCTGGCCTACCGCCGCGTTAAAAGGCCCAAAGGTCCGGTTAAAGGTCATCATGCCTCTGGCCAATGCCATGGACCGGCAGGGTTCGGGCTTATCAAAAACCCCGTAGAGCCGCGGCAGGCAGGTGCCCGCCAGAAAAGCGGCCGGATCGTCGATGAGCGCGGCGTATTCAGTGTCCTCCATGGCGTGCACCTCCGGATGCTGAACGTAGCCGTCCCTGCTCTGCACAAAGGATCTGGCCTCCAGAGTGCTGTAATACCGCGGTGAACGGTAAAAGGTGCTCCGGATAAAATCGCCGTCATAGGCCGGCATGGCCTTTCCCATGGCGTCGATGATGAGACGGGTGTCCCAAAGCCCCTCAAACATGGGATACCCCGCGTACTCGATGGCCAGTTCCGGCGTGACCACATGCTCGATGGGCACATAGTCCGGCGCCTCCAGCGCCACAACTCTGCGGATATTCTCAATCCGCTCCTGTTTTTGATTCATTTGATTACCCCTTTCCCAATACATAATTTACATAACCGTAGAATCCTCACATTATTTTCGGCTTTTTTAAAAATAGCCGATTTATAACTTGCATTATAGGGCCTATTTCAGGCTTTGTCAAACATTTTTATTAAAATCTTTTATTTTTACTGTTATTTTTTCACTGAAAACCCTGTTAAATCCACGTCTTTCAGGTTTTTTAATTTTTTTCAGAACAAAGTTATGCTATACTGTTAAAAACAACAGCAGGGAGCGCACCATGGCAAAAGCAGTATCCGACAAGGGATTGAAAACTAAAAACCGAATTCTTGAGATCGCCCGGGCCGATTTTCACAGCAAAGGCTTCGCAAAAGCGTCGGTCAAGGAGATCTGCGCCCAGGCCGGAATCCGCACCGGCAC
Above is a window of Eubacterium sp. 1001713B170207_170306_E7 DNA encoding:
- a CDS encoding uroporphyrinogen decarboxylase family protein, with translation MNQKQERIENIRRVVALEAPDYVPIEHVVTPELAIEYAGYPMFEGLWDTRLIIDAMGKAMPAYDGDFIRSTFYRSPRYYSTLEARSFVQSRDGYVQHPEVHAMEDTEYAALIDDPAAFLAGTCLPRLYGVFDKPEPCRSMALARGMMTFNRTFGPFNAAVGQVLEDNSLPLVTTASAEAPFDFLADLLRSFTGISKDIRRHKSQVKEACEALLPLMIQKACVAPPAAHQMVFMPLHMPPYLSEKVFGELWWPTFKQMVEALVEKGHYLYIFFEGDWTRYYDYLEELPAGRILGRFEYADPRIIKDRLGKVMSVTGFFPVTTIAQGTKEACLDKTKELMDILAPGGGYAFGFDKITTSVRDINMENITAVNAYVREHGKY